In the genome of Vicia villosa cultivar HV-30 ecotype Madison, WI linkage group LG7, Vvil1.0, whole genome shotgun sequence, one region contains:
- the LOC131619134 gene encoding uncharacterized protein LOC131619134 gives MRGEFNGLQRKILDENPYVFYVHCYAHRLQLVVVSVASSSSSIYDFFEYISLIVTTTSASCKRRDALAEAQHQDILNKLESGEISRGRGSHQSYSLTRPEDTRWGSHHSTLLRLDQMWSSVLNVLSMVDDDGRGPSQVAGLIEKTESFKFAFILKLMLKLFGITNELSNVLQRKDLNIVIAMELVDDVKARLATMRDSGWDSLFTDVQEFCVIRGIPVLNMDDEIPVRGRSRVEGRTITNLHHYRAEIFYVAIDKIYVEMDHRFSEGSNIILDYFSCLNPKNSFSKFDVDKLARLADIYHTDFSDDGRETMRDQLETYVLQVKINASFSTCEDVQILAMKIVQSEKHLVFLLVYKLIELALILPVSTASVERVFSTMKIIKSKLRNKINDV, from the coding sequence ATGAGAGGTGAATTTAATGGTTTGCAAAGAAAGATTCTAGATGAAAACCCTTATGTTTTCTATGTTCATTGTTATGCTCACCGTTTACAATTGGTTGTTGTGTCTGTTGCTAGTAGTTCCTCATCTATTTATGATTTCTTTGAGTACATCTCCTTGATTGTGACCACAACAAGTGCATCTTGTAAGAGGAGGGATGCTTTGGCTGAGGCACAACACCAAGATATTTTAAATAAACTTGAGAGTGGTGAGATATCTAGAGGAAGGGGCTCTCACCAATCATATAGTCTCACCAGACCCGAAGATACTAGATGGGGTTCACATCATTCTACATTGCTTCGTTTGGATCAAATGTGGTCCTCAGTGTTAAATGTGCTTAGTATGGTTGATGATGATGGACGTGGACCATCTCAAGTAGCGGGTTTAATAGAAAAAACGGAGAGCTTTAAATTTGCTTTTATTTTGAAGTtaatgttaaagttgtttggtatcaCAAATGAGCTTTCAAATGTCTTGCAAAGAAAGGATCTTAATATTGTGATTGCCATGGAATTAGTTGATGATGTCAAAGCTCGGTTGGCCACAATGAGAGATAGCGGTTGGGATAGTTTATTTACCGATGTCCAAGAATTTTGTGTTATTAGAGGTATTCCAGTTTTAAATATGGATGACGAAATACCGGTTCGGGGTCGTTCAAGGGTAGAAGGGAGGACTATCACTAATCTTCATCATTACCGTGCAGAGATTTTTTATGTTGCTATTGACAAAATATATGTGGAGATGGATCACCGCTTTAGTGAAGGAAGTAACATTATCCTTGATTATTTCTCATGTCTTAACCCCAAGAACTCTTTCtccaagtttgatgttgataagcTTGCTCGACTTGCTGATATTTATCATACAGACTTTTCTGATGATGGTCGTGAAACAATGAGGGATCAACTTGAGACTTATGTTCTTCAAGTGAAAATAAATGCTTCATTTTCCACTTGTGAAGATGTTCAAATTTTGGCTATGAAGATTGTTCAAAGTGAGAAACATTTGGTATTTCTGTTGGTTTACAAACTTATTGAGTTAGCTTTGATATTGCCGGTGTCTACAGCATCCGTTGAAAGAGTTTTCTCaacaatgaagattatcaagtctaaattgCGCAATAAGATCAACGATGTGTGA